In Methanocella paludicola SANAE, the sequence TATAGCGCGAGCGCCAGCGCCATCGCGGCGATGAGCGGCAACGCCGCCGCGACGAGGGCGAATGCATGCCTCGCCTCTCCCCTGCGGTACCTGACGGCGAGGGCCACCGGCAGCAGCACGAGCATCAGGGGCTTGTAGCACGCGGCCAGCCCGATGAGAAGGCCGGACAGAGCGTACTTATGGCCCCATTCAGTGCAAAACATCGCGTAGGCCGATATCAGGGCAAGCAAGACGGACAGCGCGTCCCCGATGTTAAGGTGGCCCTGCGCCATGGCCATGCTCAGGGCGAACAGCAGCCCGGCCATAAAGCCCGAGGCGCTCCCGTACGATCTCCGGCCGATCTCCATGACCAGCAGTGCGCCAGCAAGGCATAGCACGCTCACGATGAATATACGATAGCCGGATAATACGCCGGTGTGGAATAGAAGTACGGGGGACGATGCCCCCTCGCCCAGAATGGCGTATATCGCCGGCACTGCCGAGGATGCAAGGCCGTAATATGAGGCGATGTCGAACGGCCTCCACGCCCCGCTGATCAGGATGTCCTCCAGGAACGCGAACGCCAGGAACAGGGCCCCGTAGGTCCCGGCAGCCAGGGCGTATACCGTCGCCTTGCTCATTCTGGCCTGTCCTCCCTTTTCCGGTAAAGCCTGACGCATAGAAGGATGACGAAGGGGAGGGCTAGCGCCCAGTAGTGAAGGTATTGCCTCACGGCAAGCGTGGCCAGGAAGGCCGTGGCGGACAGCACGAAGAGCTCGTCGTACGGCGACAGGGGCCGGTCGAGAAGGACGCCGGCCGCGGCCGCCGCCAGCAGCACGATGAACAAGCCGGCCGAGAGCCCCAGGTTCGCAAGGCCCACCAGCGGGTCTTCCGCTTTGTAAGCAGGGATGTCCCCCAGGTAGCTGCTGCTTAAATACTCGTCGGCCACGCCGAAGCTCCAGTAGAGCGAGGACGCCCCGGCATCGGGGCCGTAGGCCAGGAATATGGCACCGTATATGATGAGCAGCGGCATCACGACTCCCGCCAGCAGCTCAGGGGCCCTTCGGAGCTCTTTTTGCCTGAGCATGTAGAACAGCAGCAGCGGCACCAGCAGGAGGGCGTACTGCTTGAAGCCGATGGCGATGCCGGCGAAGATGCCCGATAACAGCTCGTTCTTCATGAAAAGCAGGGCATAGACGGATAATAGTATGAACAGAAGGGCGAAAGGCTCGGTCAGGATGAAAAAGCCCTCGGCCAGCGCCAGGTTCGGGAGCAGGAGCAGCCCCGCCACGAGCCCCGGGAGCCTCCCGTAGAGCTTCCAGCCGATGCGCATGACCACGATGGCGCTCAGGAAGTTGCACAGCCCCACGAGCAACAGGCCTCCGTAAAGCTGCTGGCCCAGCGCCGCGGGCAGCGTGAGCATGAAGAAGATGAGGGGGGGCTTAGGGTCCCTGAAGTCCACGTAGGGGACGCCGCCGCCCAGGATCACTTCCGCCATCCTGTAGAAGAGCTTCGTGTCCCCGATCAGCCAGATATTCTGGAGGAACCAGGCCGCGCAGGCGGCCAGCCCGAAAGCGACAACGCCGTAGGCGAAGGCGGACATGAGAAAGAACGCCCTGTCGGACAGGCGAAGACCTTTATGCTCCATGGGACTCGCCCAAAGGTAGGCCGGGGAATATGATAATGTTTATGCACTAAAAGCAATCTTTCCTATTAATATGGCAACTTTGATCGGTAGCAGCGGGGCCGGCGACGACCTCATCCGCAAGTTGCACGAAATGGGCGTATCGCGGAGCTGCACCACCATCAAAGAAGTGATGGAACGACGTGATGCCATAGACCAGGTCATAGCGCTGGAGAGGGAAAGGCAGGAGCGCCTCCTCGAGAAGGAGAGGAGGACGCTCAGGAGCGGCATGAGGAAGCATGCGCTGCTCGACTCGCTGCTGTTCTTCAACAAAAACAAGAAGAGCCGCGAGTACCTGAAGAGGATAGACCACCTTGATAAGAACAAGGACGCGATCATCGAGAACAACCTGCTTTACCTTTACCGCGAAAAGGACGTGCTAGACCGGGTGACGAGGGAGTACCGGAGCGAGCTGAAGGGCTATTACGGTGAGCTACTCGTCATGGACACGCTGGAGCGGCTCGGCGACGAGTACTACGTGCTGAGCGACGTGCGCATTACCCGCGAGTTCGGCCATAAGTTCGATGGAAAAATGCTGAAATCCGCCAGAGTTGACCATGTGGTTGTGAGCCGTAAGGGCGTCTACTGCATAGAAACAAAGAACTGGAATCTGCGGTGGAAGAGCGAAGACCGGCCCACCCCCGGCGAGCAGGCCCGGAGGGCCTCTTATTTGCTCTACAGGTACCTGAAATACACGTGCGACATCCCGCGAATACGGGTGATGAGCATCGTGCTGTACACGAACACTACCGTGAAGGGCAAGGAGGACTTCGTCCGGTTCCTGCGGTACGAGGACTTTCCCGCGTACCTCGAGGCCCGGCAGGAGATCCTGTCGGACGAGGAGGTATCGAGGGTTCTCGAGTGCCTGGGGAGCAGGGATATCAAGTTCGACGATAAGCTTCCCGAGTCTGAGAAAGAGGTTAGTAAAGAAGGGGAGGCAACTGTCGAGCTGAGCCTGCTCGAGGAAGTCTCTGGCGGAGAGACGGTGTGACGGCGCCTCCGGCGCCGCCCTTTTTTATTTCGTTTCCGGGCTTACCCCGTTTAGATGGCCCTTGTGCATCTCGATGGCCTCGTCGAGCGTTATTTCGCCCCTGGCGACCCTGCGGGCGAGGTATTTGGGTATGGTGGCCCGGCCCTCGGATTGAGAGCGGCTGGACTCCTGGATGACCCGGATTTCGCCCTTGGAGGGCTCTATTTCCCTTTTACCGACGGGCTCGCCTTTAATGCGGGCGATGTTGATGGCGGCGATGATATCCCGCACCTGGCTCGTGTGGATGTTCTTCCCGACGTAGGGCGTGGTGCCGGTCTCGTCCACCAGTTCTACCTTGAAGCCGCCCTCCAGGAGCGTGTTGATGATCTGGGCGGTCATGAGCCTGGCCCCGCTGCCGATGCGGATCGTGGAGATGTTCGCGTGGTACTCGTGGGCCACCTTCCGGAGCGTGGGCTCCACCTCGGTGACGCCGACCTGGTAGACCGCGATGACCATGTCCCCCGAGAGGACCGCGATGCCCGGCCTGCGCCCCGGGTCGATGCCGATGACCAGGGGCTCGGAATGGCCGTTGCCCCTGATGATGTTGATGGCACGGTCTATGGTACCCTGGGGGTCGTCGAAAATGAGCAGGTGCCCGCCGGCCCAGTCGATGGACTGCGCCTCGCCGGCGGTGGTGATGACCACTTTAACGTTATGGGGGATCGGGTCCGTAAGCCTGAGGGTGATAAAAGGCGCCTGCCGTTCCTTGAGGAGCGATATGGCGGCCTCGTAGACGGCGAAGTCGGACGTGATGAGCGCGATGATGCCTCGTTCTTTCCTTCAGGACCCTCCGGATACTGTAGAAATGAGATTATCCATGTTATTTATAATTGCGCATGGCACGTAAATGTTATGGGTGGCAGGGGCAAAATAAGGCCGCCGTAGATTATTTTCGGGGCCTCCAACAACCATATAAATGAGTAAGTTGCATTGTAGCAGGACGAAATGGCGATGAGCGAGACACTAATAAATCGGCTTCCCACGGGCTCGAAAGTGCTGGACGGCCTGCTGGGCGGGGGCTTCGAGGCCGGCACGATCTCCCAGTTATTCGGCGAGCCCGCGAGCGGGAAGACCAACATTTGCCTGCAATTAGCCGTCAATACCCTGAGGGCCGGCAAGCGGGTCGTGTACATCGATACCGAGGGCTTTTCCGTCGAGCGGTTCCAGCAGATCGCCGGCGAGGACGCCCAGAAGCTGGCCCAAAAACTCATCCACTTCAAGCCGACGAGCTTCGAGGAGCAGTACGTGGCCGTCAAGGAGACCGAGAAGATCGTCGGGCAGAATGTGGGCCTCATCATCCTTGATTCGGCAACGGCCTTCTACCGGGTGGAGCTGGAGAGCCGGGACAGCATGCTCTTAAAGCGAGAGCTGGCTAACCAGGCGACCATACTCCTGGGCCTGGCCCGGAAGTACGACATCGCCGTGGTCATCACTAATCAAATTTATATGGACGTCGACAAGGAGGAACTGCGCGCAGTGGGGGGCAACATGCTGGAGCACATCAGCAAGGTCATCGTCCAGCTGTCCCGCACCGGGATCGGCACCCGGCAGGCCGTGCTGCGGAAGCACCGGTCCATGGCCGAGGGGCAGAGCGCCGAGTTCAGGATCACGGCGAACGGCGTGGAATAAGTCACATCGTTTTAAAATATTTCCAGCCCGTCTTGGCGAGCCTCATGCGCTCCCCGGGCCTTTCCTCGATCCACCTTATAATGCTTTTAAAGGGGTTTTTAGGGTCGTGGGTCTCCTTGGGGTCCACGTAGCCTTCATACCCCAGGTCCTTCACGTAGGCGGCGAACCGATTTTCCAGCTTGTCCTGCAGGAGGCCTTTGATCTCGGTCACCTTCACCTCGTACCCGGCCTTCCGCAGCGCCTCCTTCGAGCCGACGTTCACGTAGCCCGTGCATATCTCGACAAGGGTATCGCCCGGGCGGGCATCGAACCGCTTAAGGAGTTCCAGCGTGACCGTGGCGGCATAGCCCAGGTACTCGTGGCGCCCGAACCGCTCGCCCTGGAAGTAGTCCACGGGCACCAGGCCGGTCTCTACCCGGCGCCCGTCGCTGGCGCCGATCATGACGCCGCCCAGGGGGAAGCCCCACCCGGCGTCGTCCACGCTGATGGTATGCCGCTTTACGGAGGGTTTGCGCCCCTCGAGCATATCAGTAAGCGCCTTCAGGTCTACGGTCACGAGCTTCAGCCGCCCGCCCTTATCCTTATATACGCGGGCGTTCCACTTCTCCGGGGCCCGGGCGCCATCGCCCCGGACGCTCAGCACTACGTAGGGGTTGCTATCCCTGGCGCCCGGCAGGCCAAGCCCCCGGATACGCTCCAGGCAGGCCTCGTCTATCAATCGCACGTCCATGGCCGTGACCGTATATTATAATTGATTTTTTGTAAAAATATTTGCCCCAAATATTTTATGCTAGTTACCATAATATAATTATTAATTTAGCCTCGGGCGGGGTAATCTAAGGAGGTAACTATCGGAGGCCTGCGACAGGGTTACGTGTATTTGGCGGACCAGGGGATTATCGGGCCGTCACTTCCATACCGCCAACTACAAAACGAGATATGACGATAATTATAAATGTCCACACATACACTACGAACGAGAAGCCTTATAATCTATCAAGCATTAACAAGTAGTCATCAGGTGGAAAAAACGATCATCGGGTCACATATCCCATGTGACAAAAAGGGATGGTTGAATGGCTTATTATACAAGATCCGACAGCACGAGTGCTCCACCTGCGCCCTACGGGGGCAAGGCGCGAGAGGGGAGCATATACATCATCAAGTCCGACAGCAGGATAGAGCTGTACGACCCCAACAAGGTGGTCGTTAGCCTCATACGTTCCGGCGTCCCATACAAGGCGGCCGCCGATATAGCGGACGAGCTCCAGTATAAGATATACGACGGCATGTCCACCCGAACATTGCGTACGATTTTGATCAACCTGGTCGACCAGAAGAACCCGGAGGCCGCGCTCAAGTACAAGCAGGCCCACGAGATGTTCGTGCGTACCTCCAAGGGCACGCTCGAGCGGTTCGACCCGAAATTCATCGAGGACTCCCTCATCAAGGAAGCGGACCTGTCAAGGGAAGTGGCGGGCCACGTCTCCAAGGAGGTCGAGGGCAAGCTTCGAAAGCTCAAGGTGAATTACCTCACCGCGCCTCTTATCCGTGAGATCGTCACCGTGCAGCTGCTCGAGGAGGGCCTGGAGGACGCGCGCTCCCAGTATACGAGGCTGGGCATGCCCGTCTACGACGTGACCCAGCTGATCGAGCACGGGAGCAGGGAGAACGCGAACCTGCACCACAACCCGGAGACGATCCACAAGTTCGCGGGCGACCAGATCCTGAGAGAGTACTTACTGGTCAAGATCCTTCCGCGCCACATCACGGACGCCCACCTGAGGGGCGACATCCACTTACACGACGCGGACTACTTCGCGATACGCCCTAATTGTTTGCAGCACGACCTGTCCTGGTTCTTCCAGAACGGCCTGCGCGTCGACGGCACGGGCAACCACACCTCCGTGGCGGCGCCTCCAAAGCACGCCATGGTCGCGGCGCTCCACGCCGCCAAGATCCTGGCCTCTTCGCAGACCAACATGGCCGGCGGGCAGTCGCTGGATAATTTCAACGTGTTCATGGCCCCGTTCTTCACGGGGATGAGCTACGACGAGGTCAAGCAGGTCGCTCAGGCGTTCGTCTACGAGATGAACATGCAGTACGTGGCCAGGGGCGGCCAGGTGGTCTTCTCGAACGTCAACATCGAATTGACCGTGCCTCCCTTCCTGAGGGACGAGCCGGCCATCGGCCCGAAGGGCAAGGTCGTCGGCACGTACGGCGACTTCGAGGACGAGCTCCAGGTCTTCACCGAGGCGCTCCTCGACGTGTTCCTGGACGGCGACGCCCGGGGCAAGCCGCACCTGTTCCCCAACACCATCGTGAAGGTCAGGGACTCGGCGTTCAAGGACCCGAAGCAGCAGGAGATGCTGCTCAAGGTGCACTACCTCTTCTCCAAGTACGGCACCCCGTACATCCTCAACATGCTGCCGAAGTGGCAGCACGGGGCGGTCAACAGCATGGGCTGCCGCACCCGCCTCAGCGGGGACTGGGCCGACAGGCAGGGCTACACGAACCCTCGCTATAGCACCATGAGGACGGGCAATATCCACTATAACACCCTCAACCTGCCCAGGATCGCCATCGAGGCGAACGGCGACGACAACAAGGTCTTCGAGATACTCGACCAGAGGCTCGACCTCATCAGAGAGTCGCTCGAGATCAAGCACGAGCTCATCGAGAGGCGACTCTACGATAACAAGCTACTGCCGTTCCTCACCCAGAAGGGCCAGAGCGGCGAGGACTACTACCAGTTCAAGGACCTGACGCACACGGTCGGCTTCGTGGGCTTAAATGAGTTCACGAAGATCCACATCGGCAAGGGCCTTCACGAGTCAAGGGACGCCTACGACTTCGGCATGGACCTGATAAAGTACATGCGCGACTGGGCCGAGTTCAGGACCGAGATGACGGACTGGCGCTGGACGCTCACGCAGTCCCCGGCCGAGTCCACTTCCGGAAGGTTCGCGAAGCTCGACCTCCGCGAGTTCGGCGACCGCGCCATCGTCAAGGGCGACAAAGAGAAGGGCAACGTCTACTATACGAACAGCTCCCACCTCGAGGTGGACGCGGACGTGCCGATGTTCGAGAGGGCGAGGCTCGAGGGCGAGTTCCACCCTGTCTGCAACGGCGGCCACATCACGCACCTCTTCCTGGGCGAGGGCACGCCGAACCCCGAAGGCCTCATGAGCCTGACGGAGAAGCTGTGCCGGAACACCAGCATGGGCCTGTTCGACTTTACGCGTGACCTGACGACCTGTAAGGCGTGCGCCACCGTGTCCGGCGGTTTACAAAAATCCTGCCCGAACTGCGGCGCCACGGGCGCTGCGCTCGAGTACTACTCGAGGATCACCGGCTACTGCCAGCGCATCGGGAGCGGCGAGTCGACCACGGGCGGCTGGAACGACGCCAAGGTCGCCGAGCTCCGCGACAGGCGCAGGTACTGCATATAGAGGGGCCCCGATGGCCCCGGCTATTTTTTAAAGTAATGTTTATCGTATTATAGCTCCAAGTTATTCACTCATGAAGCTCAACCTCGGGGACGTCATTCCCACCTCGACGCTGGACTGGCCCGGCAAGGTCGTGCTGGTCGTGTTCATGTGGGGATGCCCGCTGAAGTGCCCTTATTGCTCCAACTCCCGCTTCATCGAGGTGCCCGAGGACATCCAGGCTTCGGACACCGAGACCGTCAACGCCAGGGTGCTTGAAGCGTCCCGCTTCGTCGACGGCGTGATCTTTTCTGGCGGCGAGCCGTTCATGCAGCCCGCCGCTCTCAGGGAGATGGCCGAATATGTAAAGGGGCTTGGCCTGCTCGTGGGCGTGCACACCAACGGCGCCTACCCGGACCGTATCGAGGAGATGGCGAATGCAGATCTGCTCGATGCAGTGTTCATGGACGTTAAGGCTCCTCTGGAGTATGAGCCTTACAGGGCGGCGTGCGGAGACATGGACAGGAGCCTCTTCGAGGCGATCAGGCGCTCGCTGGCGCTGTGCTGCGAGCTCCGCAGGAAAGGGAAGATACAGCTCATGGAGGCCCGGACCACCGTGTTCCAGGGCATCAGCGACAGGCCCGACGATATAGCGAAGATCGCCCTGGAGGCCGAGTGCGCGGACGCCTACGTGGTCCAGCAGGGCAGGCCAGAGGTCGCCATGGACGACAGGCTCAAGTCCTCCGAGGCAGTCCACCGGAATAAGCTGGTGGAGCTGGCCAGGGCAGCCAGAGAAAAAAGCAGTGTGAAAGTGGTAAAAGTAAGGACGCACCTGTACGGCGACGAAATAATAAAAGCTTAGGTAAGCGGCTCGTGCGTCTTGATGGCGCCACTCTTTTTAAGCCGGCGGACAGCCTCCTCGTGCATGGCATTCCACACGGCCTTCTCGATAAGCTCGCGCCGGTAGGCCTCGTCATAGCCCAGGTACGCGAACAGGATTATCGAGGCGACGACGGCTACGACCACGAGCACGATGGCGACTGCCAGGTAGGGCATCTGCGACAGGACGCCGATATAGTACATGTACGCCTCCGCGAGGATCGCGAGCAGCAGCGGGGCCACCAGCCCGGCGTAGGAAAGCCAGACGTTCGACGGCTTTTGCGCCGGCACGCTCGCCTTGAAGCCGGTGATCTGCTCGATGAGGGTGAGCGACTCGCCCGTGGTACAGGTCGCGGTGACGAACGCCGTCGCGTCCTTGTACTGGCTCTTCGACAGGGACGGGCTCGACAGCATCGTGGCCAGGTCGCCCAGCAGCGGCACGTTCCTGAACCGGTTCTCCTCGGCCCGCTCCTCGACCTCGGAGCGGATGGCGTAGACCTTCAGGATGGTGGAAAGGATAAGCTCCTTCCTGTTCACCCGGCTCGCCGGCACTATGGAGTCTTTTCTGATCATGGTCTTTTGCCTTGAAGAATAGTTTAAACGCTCAATGGTGAAAAATGTTGTCGTGCTCTCCAATTGCCTGCAATTGCCTGAACGGTTTTGCACAAGTATTAATACGAGCCGGCGTGTTATGGATTTTCATCGAGGTTTACGCTTTATGAAGGTCATCGCTTTCGTCGGCATGCCGGGCGCCGGTAAGACCGAGGCCTCCAATGTGGCCCGGGACCTGGGCATTCCGGTCGTCATCATGGGCGACGTGCTCCGGGAGGAGGTAAAGAACAGGGGCCTTGCCCCCACGGACGCGAACATCGGGGGCACCGCAAATCAGCTCAGGAAGGAAGAGGGAATGGACGCGATAGCGAAGCGGTGTATCCCTAAGATCGAGGCATATGAAGGTAAGGCGAATGCGGTGGTCGTGGACGGCATCAGGGGCATCGCCGAGGTGGAGACATTCAAGAAGGCTTTTGACGATAATTTTACCCTGGTGAAGATCGACGCCCCTTTTGAGCTGAGGCTTGAGAGGCTGTCCCGCCGCGGGCGCTCCGACGATATGGCGAGCGCCGAGGGCCTGAGGCAGCGGGACGAGAGGGAGCTGTCCTGGGGAATGGGGAAGGCGATCGAGGCGGCCGATAAGGAGGTCACGAACCTGGACCCCATCGAGCGGTTCCGGGATGAGATCCGCTCCATCCTCGTTAAGGAGGGCATTGAGACCACCGTCTCCGCTCTCGTGTTCCCGACGGAGCCAGAGGAGAAGGTCAGGCATGCCATCGGAAACATATTCCCTGACGCTAAGCTCCATCTTATCCAGCAGAAGGGGTACGTGGACAGGCTGGAGGGCAAGGCAGGCCTCGACCGCCTGCACGAGCTCTTGAGGGAGCAGAAGATCCTGGACACCGCCCGGGGCGCCATGTACAAGGGCATGAAGGACGATGAAATATCCTTTGAGCTGAACAAGCAGGCCGCCTACATGGGCGAGCTCAACTTCCTGGACCACGACGTGGCCCTTGGCGGCATCTACGTGACCATAAGATACAAAGACCCGATGCTCATCACAGACTGGCTTGCCCCCGAGACCCGGGAGGGGAAGCCCCTGGAGGAGATCGAGCTTTGAAGGTGGGCTTTTCGGCCTACAAGCTGGTCACGAAGCCCTTCGACTGGGCGGCGGGCCTCGAGGACATGGGGTTCGACGGCTGGGAGATCGTGAGCGAGGGCCAGCAGAAAATTACCAAAGAGAGCCTGCCCGGTTTCATGGATATCATCAACAGCATGGACATCGAGATCACGGTCCACGGGCCGTTCTCCGACCTGAACCCGGCGTCCGTGAATGACGCTATAAGGGACGAGACCATACGGCAGATCAGGCAGTGCGTGGAGCTTTCCGCCGACTTTTCAAGAATTGTCGTCGTTCACCCGGGCATCCTGTCGCCCCTCGGGAGCCAGATGCCCGACGAGGCGTGGACGAGGAACGTGGACGCCCTCAGGGAACTCTGCAAACACGCTGGAGAGCATGGCGTTACTTTGTGCCTGGAGAACATGCCGAACATTGAAAAGCTGTTATGCAGGACGCCCTATGAGATCTTCGGCATGGCCGAGTCCGTGGGCGACGGCATCGGCATGACGTTCGACGTTGGCCACTCCAACACCATGAGGAACACGGCCGAATTCTTAAAGGAGAAAGCGAAGTTCGCCCACGTCCACATCCACGATAATCACGGCATAAAGGACGAGCACCTGGAGCTGGGCAAGGGCACCGTCGACTGGGGCCGTGTGCTCCCGGAGCTGAAGGATTTCAAGGGCATGGCGGTCGTCGAGGCCCGGAGCCTGGAAGAAGGAAGGAGAAGCCTTGAGTTCATTAGAAAACGCGAGCACCACCCTTAAGCAGGTCGTCGTCGAAAAAGAGAAGCCTAAGGGCGCCTTCGATACCTTTCGGATCTTGATTTTAGCGATGGGGCACCTGGTCAACGACAGCTACTCCAACATCGTCCCGCCGCTGCTCCCGATGCTGAAGGCGGCCTACGGCCTTTCTTATGCTGCGTCGGGCATGCTCACGACCGTCTATACCATCACGTCGAGCATTGTACAGCCCCTGTTCGGCTACTACGCCGATAAGCATGGCCGGCGGTGGCTCGTGGCGCTGAGCACGGCCTGGGTGGCCTTCTTCATGTCGCTCATCGGCGTGGTCTCTTATCTGGGCCTGGACAGCTCGGGCTCTTATATCGTTTTGTTAACTCTCATTGCCCTGGCCGGGTTCGGCAACGCCGCCTACCACCCGCAGGGCGCATCCATGGTCCCCCGGGTGAGCGGCGACCATAAGGGCCTGGGCGTGTCCATCTTCTCCGCGGGCGGGAATTTGGGGTACGCCATAACGCCGCTTCTGGTCGTGCCGGCCACGGCCCTGTGGGGCCTCAAGGGGACCCTCGTATTCCTCATCCCCGGCTTCCTCATGTCGCTGCTGCTGTACAGGTACGCGCCGGAGGCGCCTCAGACCGGGGCGCACCTCAAGGTAGGAGAACTAATCAGGGACATCACTTCGGTCATCAAGCCCCTCCTGGTGGTCACGGGCATCGTGGTCATGCGGGCCTGGGTCTTCTTCGGGCTCATCACGTTCTTACCCCTATACTTCGCCTTACGGAATGAGGCGCCGGTGACGGCGAGCGTGCACCTGTTCGTTCTCCTGCTCTTCGGCGCCATCGGCGGGCTCATCGGGGGCGCCGCGTCGGACAGGTACGGCCGCAAGTTCGTGATCGTGACGAGCCTCGTCATCACCGGGCCTCTGCTATATCTGGCCCTGTCCACGAGCGGCCTGGTCGAGTGGGCGCTCACGGCCATGGCCGGGGCGGCGCTCCTCGCGTCCTTCTCCCCGGCGGTGCTCATCGCCCAGGACCTGATACCCAATAACCAGGGCATTGCCTCGGGCCTCATCCTGGGCCTGGCCATCGGCATCGGCGGCCTGGGCGTCTCTGTCACCGGCGCCTTCGCGGACGCCTTCGGCCTCACGGCGGCGGTGTACTCGCTGGTCTTATTGCCCGTGATGGCCATGCTCTTTGCCCTGGCCCTTCCCGGCAGTATCAGGCCCAGGCTTGGCTAAGCCGGCAAACTTTTTTATATCATCTGCCCATTATGGGGGATTCAAAGTACCACGAAGGGATGTTAAAACGGCGGATAATGGGTTCGACAAGTTCAGGGTATTTCTTCTGGGCCTGGGGCACTTTACGGTGGACGTCTACGCGAACCTGCTTCCGCCCCTCCTGCCCATGTTCAAGCAGATGTACAACCTGTCCTACGCCGCCACGGCAGGCCTGACCTCGGTCTTCGCCGTCACCTCCACGCTCATCCAGCCCATCTTCGGATATCTGGCAGATAGGTACGGCAAGAAGTGGATAGCCGCGCTGGGCGTGGCCTGGATATCCGTCCTGATGTGCCTGCTGGGCATCGCCCCCGGCTACGCGGCCATCGTGGCGATCGTCGCCTTCGCGGGCGTGGGCTCGGCCATGTTCCACCCACAGGGAGCGGCCATGGTGCCCAGGGTCAGCGGGGACCACAAGGGCGTGGGCGTGTCCATCTTCTCGGCGGGCGGAAGCATCGGGTACTCGGTCATGCCGTTAATCGCGGTGATGATCGTGGGCTGGTTCGGCTTGAACTCGTTACCGCTGCTCATCTTCCCCGGCCTCATCGTCTCGTACATGCTCTACAAATACTCCCCCGACATGGAGGAGGAATGCAGGAAGAACCACATCGACCTCCGCCAGATGCTGCACGACATGGGCCAGGTGAAGGCGCCCCTGGCGACGCTAGTGACCGTCGTGTCCCTGCGGGCCTGGGTGTGCTCGGGCATGATCACCTTCATACCGCTGTACTATGCATTGCATTTCAAGGGCTGGACCTTCATGGGCTATGACCTCTCGCTCATCGCCCCGGGCATCACGCTCTTTATATTTTTAATCGCCAACGCCATCGGCGGCATCATCGGCGGCTGGGCCTCGGATAAGTATGGCAAAAAGCAGGTGCTGGTCGCCGCGTTCTTCGCCTCGCTCCCGTTCTTCTACCTGGCCTTCACCAGCCCCGACTTCCTGGTCTGGCCGTTCATCGCCATCGCCGGCGGCTTCATCTATGCGGCCTACCCTGGCACGGTGCTCCAGGCGCAGGAAATGCTCCCCCGGACCCAGGGCATGGCCGGCGGCCTCATTTTAGGTTTCGCCAACGGCGTCGGGGGCCTCCTCGTGTTATTGACGGGCGTCATCTCGGACCACTTCGGGATATTTAACGGGGTACTATCGCTCATCGCCATCGCGGTTGTCATGTCGTTCCTCTCGCTGGCGGTGCCGGGGGATAAGGCGTTAAAAGCTCAGGTAGAGGCTATTGAAGTCCCTCAGGCTCACTGACCTGGTTGAGCTTTTCGGTTATGCGGCGCAGCGTCTCGGCCATCATCTGCTGCACCTCGAGGCTCACGTCGCCCGACACGTCGGCGCCCTCGATCTTCTTGAGAGCCTCGATATTTTTTATGACTACCTGGATGGTGTCCAGCATCTCGTCCAGCGAGATGAGGCCTGCATAATATGCGTAGAAAAACGTGGTGCCGGACCG encodes:
- a CDS encoding anaerobic ribonucleoside-triphosphate reductase activating protein, producing the protein MKLNLGDVIPTSTLDWPGKVVLVVFMWGCPLKCPYCSNSRFIEVPEDIQASDTETVNARVLEASRFVDGVIFSGGEPFMQPAALREMAEYVKGLGLLVGVHTNGAYPDRIEEMANADLLDAVFMDVKAPLEYEPYRAACGDMDRSLFEAIRRSLALCCELRRKGKIQLMEARTTVFQGISDRPDDIAKIALEAECADAYVVQQGRPEVAMDDRLKSSEAVHRNKLVELARAAREKSSVKVVKVRTHLYGDEIIKA
- a CDS encoding AAA family ATPase, with protein sequence MKVIAFVGMPGAGKTEASNVARDLGIPVVIMGDVLREEVKNRGLAPTDANIGGTANQLRKEEGMDAIAKRCIPKIEAYEGKANAVVVDGIRGIAEVETFKKAFDDNFTLVKIDAPFELRLERLSRRGRSDDMASAEGLRQRDERELSWGMGKAIEAADKEVTNLDPIERFRDEIRSILVKEGIETTVSALVFPTEPEEKVRHAIGNIFPDAKLHLIQQKGYVDRLEGKAGLDRLHELLREQKILDTARGAMYKGMKDDEISFELNKQAAYMGELNFLDHDVALGGIYVTIRYKDPMLITDWLAPETREGKPLEEIEL
- a CDS encoding sugar phosphate isomerase/epimerase family protein, with the translated sequence MGFSAYKLVTKPFDWAAGLEDMGFDGWEIVSEGQQKITKESLPGFMDIINSMDIEITVHGPFSDLNPASVNDAIRDETIRQIRQCVELSADFSRIVVVHPGILSPLGSQMPDEAWTRNVDALRELCKHAGEHGVTLCLENMPNIEKLLCRTPYEIFGMAESVGDGIGMTFDVGHSNTMRNTAEFLKEKAKFAHVHIHDNHGIKDEHLELGKGTVDWGRVLPELKDFKGMAVVEARSLEEGRRSLEFIRKREHHP
- a CDS encoding MFS transporter: MSSLENASTTLKQVVVEKEKPKGAFDTFRILILAMGHLVNDSYSNIVPPLLPMLKAAYGLSYAASGMLTTVYTITSSIVQPLFGYYADKHGRRWLVALSTAWVAFFMSLIGVVSYLGLDSSGSYIVLLTLIALAGFGNAAYHPQGASMVPRVSGDHKGLGVSIFSAGGNLGYAITPLLVVPATALWGLKGTLVFLIPGFLMSLLLYRYAPEAPQTGAHLKVGELIRDITSVIKPLLVVTGIVVMRAWVFFGLITFLPLYFALRNEAPVTASVHLFVLLLFGAIGGLIGGAASDRYGRKFVIVTSLVITGPLLYLALSTSGLVEWALTAMAGAALLASFSPAVLIAQDLIPNNQGIASGLILGLAIGIGGLGVSVTGAFADAFGLTAAVYSLVLLPVMAMLFALALPGSIRPRLG
- a CDS encoding MFS transporter, which gives rise to MAKPANFFISSAHYGGFKVPRRDVKTADNGFDKFRVFLLGLGHFTVDVYANLLPPLLPMFKQMYNLSYAATAGLTSVFAVTSTLIQPIFGYLADRYGKKWIAALGVAWISVLMCLLGIAPGYAAIVAIVAFAGVGSAMFHPQGAAMVPRVSGDHKGVGVSIFSAGGSIGYSVMPLIAVMIVGWFGLNSLPLLIFPGLIVSYMLYKYSPDMEEECRKNHIDLRQMLHDMGQVKAPLATLVTVVSLRAWVCSGMITFIPLYYALHFKGWTFMGYDLSLIAPGITLFIFLIANAIGGIIGGWASDKYGKKQVLVAAFFASLPFFYLAFTSPDFLVWPFIAIAGGFIYAAYPGTVLQAQEMLPRTQGMAGGLILGFANGVGGLLVLLTGVISDHFGIFNGVLSLIAIAVVMSFLSLAVPGDKALKAQVEAIEVPQAH